One segment of Salvia splendens isolate huo1 chromosome 20, SspV2, whole genome shotgun sequence DNA contains the following:
- the LOC121781535 gene encoding uncharacterized protein LOC121781535 — protein sequence MSNMTTKPDFAQKLLNDLRQRKERMAATQHSSRQSSQTSRVARGTSRGGARQMNALDSARSTTRGSRSVNTKDASSHIIVYEGRQSSKQVRDLSMAIAFAFENSGNLSSISGSSSNPLVNFFNRFGRRSSNSRKMEATGFYNHTSAGSFPNIHVNEISKGVHKLNQILSACSNGLNLDRNSIEIGRELLKGAIDLEESLRMLVSLQDASEYTNSSQRKGRIKLLGEDGDEDEDEDDDNGKRVVQWELDRPRFSFDRASGKSRVVQGGTRQQPLALPYRQTSEQSIITHSQLLPHTRSNSYVEDYSVVSLSKPTPEKGRISNVIAKLMGLEEAPLKEGSVGGKNVSNESAKQKKSMTRETRNNGSDLSTNKLLPRRDPKQQIKPEKSHETKDGASKMVNSERSQLRKDFKMQAVSIEPANIMIKKQQSQTNHVDGVTSFKDNTRKPTHGEDKRALKSTMLKAEGKTSNRIEQVVSANSVEKRNANNYVPKNQEQVTKRPDRAEDKNSVEYKPQQLQKHNLVAKIHEGQQVEHINASKSKRSAATNQQKKLPCEKSTPGDGRSTKVPVRDSVHRRHQDADLTIDNSQNTAINQENPQTQRQSQDLSKTESGIEEGSSRLLAEEKPAEASATQKRTVSRKVQRREIPEKIEVLATRRNSIGTAKRPDNILRGLKQQIQNKSRASQKTEEPSDRKVKQEEKVINASKIVAEPVKLDVKIETGDDQAIVLNSTAANESQIDKRQNKLKLNNSVVDDLEEEEQPRTLKVEEEQTKSTERDLLQHEQSNRQEQLTEQEKHLKETVIKSQMFLSTAEALFKLNIPLSFLHAADHENEVSGKKLVLLDSANEVIRRKARRHESMYNPYMKTGMSNVKIRSLDDLVRQLCKNLELLKCYGMSGSDECDVAAGLHRMLSKDIYNEDPDVNCMWDFEWSRMMSIFPEMETVVKDVERQMLNGLLDEIASDILLGI from the exons ATGAGCAACATGACGACGAAACCAGATTTCGCGCAGAAACTGCTGAATGATCTGCGCCAGCGCAAGGAAAGGATGGCCGCCACTCAGCACTCAAGCCGACAGTCGAGCCAAACGTCTAGAG TTGCTCGTGGGACATCAAGGGGGGGCGCTCGACAAATGAATGCCCTAGATTCC GCTCGTTCTACAACGAGAGGCAGTAGATCAGTGAACACGAAGGACGCATCGAGCCATATCATTGTGTACGAGGGCAGGCAAAGCTCTAAGCAAGTCAGAGATCTGTCGATGGCCATAGCTTTCGCCTTTGAAAACAGTGGAAATCTCAGTAGCATTAGCGGGTCCAGTAGCAATCCACTAGTAAATTTCTTCAACAGATTTGGTCGAAGATCATCGAACTCGAGGAAAATGGAGGCTACCGGCTTCTACAATCATACATCAGCTGGTTCGTTTCCTAACATCCATGTGAATGAAATATCGAAAGGAGTTCACAAGCTCAACCAGATTCTAAGCGCATGCTCCAACGGCCTTAACTTGGACAGAAACTCGATTGAGATTGGGAGAGAGCTGCTGAAAGGTGCTATCGATTTGGAAGAGTCCCTGAGAATGCTCGTGAGCTTACAGGACGCTTCAGAGTACACTAATAGTTCACAGAGGAAAGGCCGTATAAAGTTATTGGGAGAGGATGGGGacgaggatgaggatgaggatgatgaCAACGGGAAAAGAGTCGTGCAGTGGGAGCTGGATCGGCCTAGATTCTCCTTTGATAGAGCCTCAGGGAAGTCCCGAGTGGTCCAGGGTGGAACGAGACAGCAACCGCTAGCTCTACCATATAGACAAACGTCGGAACAATCTATTATCACCCACTCGCAGCTGCTTCCTCACACGAGGTCTAATAGCTATGTCGAGGATTACAGTGTCGTAAGTTTATCAAAGCCTACACCAGAGAAGGGAAGGATTTCGAATGTGATAGCTAAACTTATGGGGCTCGAAGAAGCTCCTCTGAAGGAGGGCTCGGTAGGAGGGAAAAATGTCTCGAACGAAAGTGCCAAGCAGAAAAAATCCATGACTAGAGAGACTAGGAACAATGGATCTGATCTTAGCACCAACAAGTTGCTTCCAAGAAGAGACCCCAAGCAACAGATCAAACCCGAAAAGAGCCATGAAACGAAGGATGGCGCCTCTAAAATGGTAAACTCGGAGAGGAGCCAGCTGCGTAAAGACTTTAAAATGCAAGCAGTGAGCATCGAGCCAGCAAACATCATGATAAAGAAACAACAAAGCCAGACTAATCATGTCGATGGAGTCACGAGCTTCAAAGACAACACGAGGAAACCAACTCATGGAGAGGACAAAAGGGCACTGAAAAGCACAATGCTGAAAGCAGAAGGCAAAACAAGCAATAGGATTGAGCAAGTGGTAAGTGCAAATTCAGTAGAAAAGAGGAATGCAAATAACTATGTTCCGAAAAATCAAGAACAAGTCACTAAAAGACCTGATCGCGCTGAAGACAAGAACTCGGTCGAGTATAAACCACAGCAGCTTCAGAAACATAATTTGGTGGCAAAAATCCACGAGGGCCAACAAGTGGAACACATAAATGCCTCAAAATCCAAGAGAAGTGCAGCCACGAATCAGCAGAAGAAGCTACCATGCGAAAAATCCACTCCTGGTGATGGGAGATCAACGAAAGTTCCCGTGAGAGACTCTGTTCACAGACGACATCAAGATGCTGACCTCACGATTGATAACTCGCAGAATACTGCAATCAATCAAGAAAATCCTCAAACACAGAGGCAAAGTCAGGATTTATCTAAAACCGAAAGCGGTATAGAAGAGGGGAGCAGTCGACTGCTTGCAGAAGAGAAGCCAGCCGAGGCCTCAGCCACACAGAAGAGAACTGTTAGCAGGAAAGTTCAGAGAAGAGAGATTCCTGAAAAGATAGAAGTACTTGCGACTAGAAGAAATTCTATTGGTACTGCGAAAAGACCAGATAACATTTTGAGAGGTCTGAAACAGCAGATTCAAAACAAAAGCCGCGCATCCCAAAAAACAGAGGAACCAAGTGATCGCAAGGTCAAACAAGAAGAAAAAGTCATCAACGCATCAAAAATAGTAGCTGAACCAGTGAAGCTGGATGTAAAGATAGAAACTGGAGATGATCAGGCGATCGTACTAAACAGCACTGCAGCAAATGAATCCCAAATTGACAAGAGACAGAACAAACTCAAACTCAACAAC AGTGTAGTGGATGATCTCGAGGAGGAGGAACAGCCTCGTACACTTAAGGTTGAAGAAGAACAAACCAAG AGCACTGAACGAGATCTTCTTCAACACGAGCAATCGAATAGACAAGAGCAACTGACAGAACAGGAAAAACACCTCAAGGAGACAGTGATAAAAAGCCAGATGTTTCTCAGCACAGCAGAGGCTCTCTTCAAGCTCAACATACCTCTCAGCTTCCTCCACGCCGCTGACCATGAAAACGAAGTGTCGGGCAAGAAGCTCGTGCTGCTGGACTCCGCGAACGAAGTGATAAGGAGAAAAGCAAGGCGGCATGAATCCATGTATAACCCCTACATGAAGACTGGCATGAGTAATGTGAAGATAAGGTCATTGGATGATTTGGTGAGGCAACTCTGCAAGAACTTGGAGTTACTGAAGTGCTATGGCATGAGTGGGAGTGATGAGTGTGATGTAGCAGCTGGACTGCATAGAATGCTCAGCAAGGACATTTACAATGAGGATCCTGATGTGAACTGCATGTGGGATTTTGAATGGAGCAGAATGATGTCCATATTTCCTGAAATGGAAACTGTGGTGAAAGATGTGGAAAGACAGATGCTGAATGGATTGCTTGATGAGATAGCCAGTGATATTTTGTTAGGTATATAA
- the LOC121781787 gene encoding auxin-responsive protein SAUR61-like, translated as MDGNGESKITSIGQIVRFKAFLKKWQLVALTPKSCATMPSKGGACAAISPKISLRLRNSNLHCESDDESGHSLEMPSDVPKGYLAVYVGPELRRFIIPTSYLGDPLFKVLLEKVEEEFGFDHSGGLTIPCDIETFKYLQQCMENHRKEQACPSNSATGDTSSPDLEE; from the exons ATGGATGGCAATGGGGAAAGCAAGATCACGAGCATCGGGCAAATAGTTAGGTTCAAGGCGTTCCTTAAAAAGTGGCAGCTCGTGGCCCTGACCCCCAAGAGCTGCGCCACAATGCCATCCAAAGGAGGCGCGTGTGCAGCTATCTCGCCCAAGATCAGCTTGAGGTTGAGAAACTCAAACCTGCACTGCGAGTCGGATGATGAGAGCGGCCACAGCCTAGAGATGCCTAGCGACGTTCCCAAAGGCTATCTTGCTGTGTATGTGGGGCCGGAGCTTCGCAGGTTTATCATCCCCACTAGCTATCTGGGCGATCCCTTGTTTAAGGTCTTGCTGGAGAAGGTTGAGGAGGAGTTTGGATTTGATCACAGCGGCGGCCTCACAATCCCTTGCGACATCGAGACGTTTAAGTATCTCCAGCAATGTATGGAAAATCACAGAAAGGAGCAAGCTTGTCCGAGCAATTCAG CCACGGGGGATACCTCATCACCGGATTTAGAGGAGTGA